The following proteins are encoded in a genomic region of Pangasianodon hypophthalmus isolate fPanHyp1 chromosome 26, fPanHyp1.pri, whole genome shotgun sequence:
- the mdh1b gene encoding putative malate dehydrogenase 1B isoform X1, which yields MFLSVKCFSSDGVFFWTGKADCPYYAKAELLADLLQSILPDFHIHKLCMLPDAWESWLQDTCSRNGWKHESSPMVWRELTDRGGKGVLLGGFSDFLEYVQGYYGITSDMGTELMLNIAAENLQAAQLHLQDEERRSKLHQSFHIWISSALNPICYHLVPLLFTSGVFAAVPTVSLHLLDVDASEDSLSALKMDVEDMALPRLRRVTAHSDPRQAFQSADLIIFLDDQGANEDAEQRLSQVVQRFTHYGCLIEDDAHKELRVLVAGDVYVNLKCGLLIENAPSVDPRRFVVIAAQLEGEARTQLAIQLSVKSQDITDVIVWGNISGHFHIDLQRAKVYSYKGAIWGPAGFSQSVLEMVYDRKWLKNDFPSLVGSRRSAISQMTNRPAAISATRGIVTALNAWINDSSPQEIFSVGVVSTGHFGVPAGLVFCVPVTFQEGEWSVCSDVIIPEELRRKLEAAVNEITEVKKRKNKQTKKKTTQSSLVILIIHMFSTSSCVFCVHFIACRKRPWQME from the exons atgtttctgtctGTTAAATGCTTTAGCTCTGATGGTGTATTTTTCTGGACAGGAAAGGCAGATTGTCCTTATTATGCCAAAGCTGAGCTTCTAGCAGATTTACTGCAAAGCATCCTTCCTGATTTCCACATTCACAAGCTCTGCATGCTGCCTGATGCCTGGGAG AGCTGGCTTCAGGACACATGCTCACGCAACGGCTGGAAGCACGAGAGCAGCCCCATGGTGTGGAGGGAGCTGACTGACCGTGGAGGAAAGGGCGTGCTTCTCGGGGGGTTCAGTGATTTTCTTGAATATGTGCAG ggctACTATGGTATCACGTCAGACATGGGCACAGAGCTGATGCTGAACATCGCAGCAGAAAATCTTCAGGCAGCGCAACTACACCTTCAGGATGAAGAGCGACGAAGCAAACTCCACCAATCCTTCCACATCTGGATCAGCAG TGCTCTAAACCCTATCTGCTACCACCTCGTCCCGTTACTCTTCACGTCCGGCGTATTCGCCGCCGTCCCCACCGTCAGCCTCCACCTTCTGGACGTAGACGCCAGTGAAGACTCTCTATCGGCTCTTAAAATGGACGTGGAGGACATGGCTCTGCCGCGGCTCCGCAGAGTCACCGCCCACTCCGACCCGCGTCAGGCGTTCCAGTCAGCCGATCTGATCATTTTCCTGGACGATCAGGGAGCGAATGAGGACGCGGAGCAGCGGCTGAGCCAAGTGGTGCAAAGATTCACTCACTACGGATGTCTGATCGAGGACGACGCGCATAAAGAGCTGCGAGTGCTGGTGGCAGGAGACGTCTACGTCAACCTGAAGTGCGGTCTCCTGATCGAGAACGCGCCCTCCGTGGATCCACGTCGCTTTGTGGTGATCGCAGCACAGCTGGAAGGAGAAGCGAGGACTCAGCTTGCAATCCAGCTGTCTGTGAAAAGCCAAG ATATCACTGATGTCATCGTTTGGGGAAACATCAGTGGTCATTTCCACATCGACCTACAGCGAGCTAAGGTTTACAGCTATAAAGGTGCCATCTGGGGACCTGCAGGATTCTCTCAGAGCGTCTTGGAGATGGTTTATgatag GAAATGGCTGAAGAACGACTTTCCAAGCTTGGTTGGCTCGCGTCGAAGCGCCATTTCTCAAATGACTAACAGACCTGCAGCTATTTCAGCAACCAGAGGAATCGTTACAGCTCTGAACGCGTGGATCAACGATTCCTCTCCTCAGGAGATCTTCTCAGTGGGTGTAGTCAGTACGG GGCACTTCGGTGTTCCTGCCGGTCTCGTGTTTTGCGTTCCCGTGACCTTCCAGGAGGGCGAGTGGTCGGTGTGTTCAGACGTCATCATCCCCGAAGAGCTGCGGAGGAAACTGGAGGCTGCCGTTAATGAGATCACAGAGGTGAAGAAgcgaaaaaacaaacaaacaaaaaaaaaaacaacacaaagttCACTGgttatattaataattcatatgTTTAGCACTTCATCGTGTGTAttctgtgtacattttattgcTTGCAGGAAAAGACCATGGCAGATGGAATAA
- the mdh1b gene encoding putative malate dehydrogenase 1B isoform X2, producing the protein MAKFVLAGKADCPYYAKAELLADLLQSILPDFHIHKLCMLPDAWESWLQDTCSRNGWKHESSPMVWRELTDRGGKGVLLGGFSDFLEYVQGYYGITSDMGTELMLNIAAENLQAAQLHLQDEERRSKLHQSFHIWISSALNPICYHLVPLLFTSGVFAAVPTVSLHLLDVDASEDSLSALKMDVEDMALPRLRRVTAHSDPRQAFQSADLIIFLDDQGANEDAEQRLSQVVQRFTHYGCLIEDDAHKELRVLVAGDVYVNLKCGLLIENAPSVDPRRFVVIAAQLEGEARTQLAIQLSVKSQDITDVIVWGNISGHFHIDLQRAKVYSYKGAIWGPAGFSQSVLEMVYDRKWLKNDFPSLVGSRRSAISQMTNRPAAISATRGIVTALNAWINDSSPQEIFSVGVVSTGHFGVPAGLVFCVPVTFQEGEWSVCSDVIIPEELRRKLEAAVNEITEVKKRKNKQTKKKTTQSSLVILIIHMFSTSSCVFCVHFIACRKRPWQME; encoded by the exons ATGGCTAAGTTTGTTCTAGCAG GAAAGGCAGATTGTCCTTATTATGCCAAAGCTGAGCTTCTAGCAGATTTACTGCAAAGCATCCTTCCTGATTTCCACATTCACAAGCTCTGCATGCTGCCTGATGCCTGGGAG AGCTGGCTTCAGGACACATGCTCACGCAACGGCTGGAAGCACGAGAGCAGCCCCATGGTGTGGAGGGAGCTGACTGACCGTGGAGGAAAGGGCGTGCTTCTCGGGGGGTTCAGTGATTTTCTTGAATATGTGCAG ggctACTATGGTATCACGTCAGACATGGGCACAGAGCTGATGCTGAACATCGCAGCAGAAAATCTTCAGGCAGCGCAACTACACCTTCAGGATGAAGAGCGACGAAGCAAACTCCACCAATCCTTCCACATCTGGATCAGCAG TGCTCTAAACCCTATCTGCTACCACCTCGTCCCGTTACTCTTCACGTCCGGCGTATTCGCCGCCGTCCCCACCGTCAGCCTCCACCTTCTGGACGTAGACGCCAGTGAAGACTCTCTATCGGCTCTTAAAATGGACGTGGAGGACATGGCTCTGCCGCGGCTCCGCAGAGTCACCGCCCACTCCGACCCGCGTCAGGCGTTCCAGTCAGCCGATCTGATCATTTTCCTGGACGATCAGGGAGCGAATGAGGACGCGGAGCAGCGGCTGAGCCAAGTGGTGCAAAGATTCACTCACTACGGATGTCTGATCGAGGACGACGCGCATAAAGAGCTGCGAGTGCTGGTGGCAGGAGACGTCTACGTCAACCTGAAGTGCGGTCTCCTGATCGAGAACGCGCCCTCCGTGGATCCACGTCGCTTTGTGGTGATCGCAGCACAGCTGGAAGGAGAAGCGAGGACTCAGCTTGCAATCCAGCTGTCTGTGAAAAGCCAAG ATATCACTGATGTCATCGTTTGGGGAAACATCAGTGGTCATTTCCACATCGACCTACAGCGAGCTAAGGTTTACAGCTATAAAGGTGCCATCTGGGGACCTGCAGGATTCTCTCAGAGCGTCTTGGAGATGGTTTATgatag GAAATGGCTGAAGAACGACTTTCCAAGCTTGGTTGGCTCGCGTCGAAGCGCCATTTCTCAAATGACTAACAGACCTGCAGCTATTTCAGCAACCAGAGGAATCGTTACAGCTCTGAACGCGTGGATCAACGATTCCTCTCCTCAGGAGATCTTCTCAGTGGGTGTAGTCAGTACGG GGCACTTCGGTGTTCCTGCCGGTCTCGTGTTTTGCGTTCCCGTGACCTTCCAGGAGGGCGAGTGGTCGGTGTGTTCAGACGTCATCATCCCCGAAGAGCTGCGGAGGAAACTGGAGGCTGCCGTTAATGAGATCACAGAGGTGAAGAAgcgaaaaaacaaacaaacaaaaaaaaaaacaacacaaagttCACTGgttatattaataattcatatgTTTAGCACTTCATCGTGTGTAttctgtgtacattttattgcTTGCAGGAAAAGACCATGGCAGATGGAATAA